In Saccharomycodes ludwigii strain NBRC 1722 chromosome III, whole genome shotgun sequence, one DNA window encodes the following:
- a CDS encoding 2-isopropylmalate synthase LEU4 (similar to Saccharomyces cerevisiae YNL104C | LEU4 | LEUcine biosynthesis (paralog of YOR108W | LEU9)), which yields MFFKTLVRCAAEQVAAVGGKIRTKSIPPVQLKYKNMLKDPSKKYKPCQQVNLPNRQWPNNKITKAPRWLSTDLRDGNQSLPDPMSVEQKKEYFHKLISLGFKEIEVAFPSASQTDFDFTRYAVENVPDDVSIQALVQSREHLIRRTVDSLTGAKKATIHTYLATSDLFRDVVFQMSQKEAIAKAIEATKLVRKLTKDDPKQSGTIWSYQFSPECFSDTPAEFSVEICEAVKEAWGPSEENPIIFNLPATVEVSSPNVYADQVEYFSTHISEREKVCISTHCHNDRGCGVAASELGMLAGADRVEGCLFGNGERTGNVDLITIALNMYTQGVSPNLDFSDIRSVIEVAERCNKVPIHPRAPYAGDLVACAFSGSHQDAIKKGFTLQEKRRAENHPLGQYWRIPYLPLDPQDIGRDYEAVIRVNSQSGKGGAAWIILKTLGLDLPRNMQIEFSSIVQNEADKLGRELKSKEITELFRKSYNYGIENTNSAEFKLIDYVIQKPYSDSSSKDSQKRILTGQIQFSSGDIIDIQGEGNGPISCLIDALSKTLQVNLEVTNYTEHAIGTGKDAKAASYIHLGYRRESDNEKAYQWGVSVSEDVGDAPMDCIVSTLNNIIASDNIIVPEEYLNDSNNTANKVSA from the coding sequence atgtttttcaaaactcTAGTAAGATGTGCTGCCGAGCAAGTGGCCGCTGTCGGTGGGAAAATAAGAACTAAATCTATCCCACCAGtccaattaaaatataaaaatatgctAAAGGATCCATCCAAGAAGTACAAGCCATGCCAACAGGTCAATTTACCAAACAGACAATGgccaaataataaaattactaAGGCTCCACGTTGGTTGAGCACTGATTTGAGAGATGGTAACCAATCCTTACCTGATCCAATGAGTGTGGAACAAAAGAAGGAATACTTTCATAAATTAATAAGTCTTGGTTTTAAAGAAATCGAAGTTGCATTCCCAAGTGCCTCCCAAACAGATTTCGATTTCACCAGGTATGCTGTTGAAAATGTTCCAGATGATGTTTCTATCCAAGCTTTGGTTCAATCAAGAGAACACTTGATTAGAAGAACTGTTGACTCCTTGACTGGTGCTAAAAAAGCTACTATCCATACTTATCTAGCTACTAGTGATTTATTCCGTGACGTTGTTTTCCAAATGAGCCAAAAAGAAGCCATTGCAAAGGCTATTGAAGCCACTAAGTTGGTTAGAAAATTAACTAAAGATGATCCTAAGCAAAGTGGTACTATTTGGTCTTATCAATTTTCTCCTGAATGTTTTAGTGACACTCCTGCTGAATTTTCTGTCGAAATATGTGAAGCTGTTAAGGAAGCCTGGGGTCCATCCGAAGAAAACCCaatcattttcaatttacCAGCAACTGTGGAAGTCTCTAGTCCAAACGTTTATGCCGATCAGGTAGAATATTTCTCCACCCATATCAGCGAGCGCGAGAAAGTCTGTATTTCTACACATTGCCACAATGATCGTGGCTGTGGTGTTGCTGCTTCTGAGTTGGGTATGCTAGCTGGTGCAGACCGTGTCGAAGGGTGTCTATTTGGTAATGGTGAACGTACAGGTAATGTTGATTTAATTACTATTGCCTTAAATATGTATACTCAAGGTGTTTCTCCAAATTTGGACTTTAGTGATATTAGAAGCGTTATCGAAGTTGCTGAGCGTTGCAACAAAGTTCCTATTCATCCAAGAGCTCCATACGCTGGGGATTTAGTTGCCTGTGCATTCAGTGGGTCTCATCAAGATGCTATCAAGAAAGGGTTTACTTTGCAAGAAAAAAGACGCGCTGAAAATCATCCATTGGGCCAATATTGGAGAATTCCATACTTGCCATTGGATCCACAAGATATTGGCAGAGATTACGAAGCTGTTATCAGAGTTAACTCTCAATCTGGTAAAGGTGGTGCCGCCTggattattttgaaaactttGGGCTTGGATTTACCAAGAAATATGCAAATTGAATTCTCCTCTATTGTTCAAAATGAGGCAGATAAATTAGGTAGAGAATTGAAGAGTAAAGAAATCACTGAATTGTTCAGAAAAAGTTACAATTATGGCATAGAAAACACTAATAGTGCTGAATTCAAATTGATTGATTATGTTATTCAAAAACCATATAGCGATTCATCCTCTAAGGATTCCCAAAAGAGAATTCTAACTGGCCAGATCCAATTTTCTAGTGgtgatattattgatattcaAGGTGAAGGTAATGGTCCAATTTCTTGTTTGATTGATGCATTATCTAAAACTTTGCAAGTCAATTTGGAGGTTACCAACTACACTGAACATGCCATCGGTACCGGTAAGGATGCCAAAGCGGCTTCTTACATTCATTTGGGATATAGACGTGAATCTGATAACGAAAAAGCTTATCAATGGGGTGTTAGTGTTTCTGAAGATGTTGGTGATGCTCCAATGGATTGTATAGTCTCTACcttaaataatatcattgcatctgataatataatagttccagaagaatatttaaatgacAGCAACAATACTGCTAATAAGGTTTCTGCCTAA
- a CDS encoding uncharacterized protein (similar to Saccharomyces cerevisiae YOR110W | TFC7 | RNA pol III transcription initiation factor complex (TFIIIC) subunit (paralog of YNL108C | protein phosphatase - HUF)), giving the protein MVVNTIYIARHGYRSNWLPNGPYPPPPTGVDSDVPLASHGENQAQELAHYIHSLPEEEQPQLLISSPFYRCIQTIYPLAQLLDKTIQLDTGVGEYYKEKRYCIPQPAKPELLRKLFLHGEKYIEKDMWCEVIPNKLGETDDSIMQRCLKFWPQFINKVERGFPAVERIMIVTHAATKIALGMALLGFDNVLQPLDNKGTIIRSGACSIDKYICTEEQNITNGNKLNVLNRHWVMIMNGNTEFLTKGEEMHWDFRTKAEAGSDEEMKLKKQQQNMSGFNKGSDSINIDENKGADDEYITEDVFVTIQLPVTSKNPTKITKKDNGNTKSSNSTSLDKDNNNPNGIEDDDDPTIFQYSGLDSESPLIKIGDKIYRGEWNKLVGTELVITRNESEKEGEDTQKKSKEANNDLEEHNIKIVKDVLKLTEYNTPM; this is encoded by the coding sequence ATGGTAGTTAACACAATATATATTGCTAGACACGGTTATAGATCCAACTGGTTACCTAATGGACCGTATccaccaccaccaacaGGTGTAGATAGTGACGTTCCCTTAGCTTCACACGGTGAAAATCAAGCACAGGAGTTAGCACATTATATTCACTCATTGCCGGAGGAGGAACAACCACAATTATTAATCAGTTCACCATTCTATAGATGTATTCAGACTATTTATCCGCTTGCTCAACTTTTAGATAAAACGATCCAGCTAGATACTGGGGTTGGAGAATATtacaaagaaaagagaTATTGTATCCCACAACCTGCCAAGCCTGAACTTTTACGAAAGTTGTTCCTTCATGGAGAAAAATACATTGAAAAAGACATGTGGTGTGAGGTTATACCTAACAAGTTGGGTGAGACTGATGATTCTATAATGCAAAGatgtttaaaattttggccacaatttattaataaagtcGAGCGTGGATTCCCCGCTGTAGAAAGAATAATGATTGTTACTCATGCGGCAACCAAAATTGCTTTGGGGATGGCTTTGTTGGGTTTTGATAATGTATTACAGCCTCTTGATAACAAGGgtactattattagaagTGGTGCTTGTTCTATAGATAAGTATATTTGTACCGAAGAGCAAAATATTACCAATGGaaacaaattaaatgtGTTGAACAGACACTGGGTTATGATTATGAACGGCAATACTGAGTTTTTAACTAAAGGCGAAGAGATGCATTGGGATTTCAGGACAAAAGCGGAGGCAGGTTCTGATGAGGAAATGAAgctaaaaaaacaacaacaaaatatgAGTGGTTTTAATAAGGGTTCTGATTCGATCAATATTGATGAAAACAAAGGTGCTGACGATGAATATATTACCGAGGACGTTTTCGTTACTATTCAATTACCTGTAACTAGCAAAAATCCAaccaaaataacaaaaaaagataatggTAATACTAAATCATCAAATTCTACATCTTTGGATAAAGATAACAACAATCCTAACGGTATTGAAGATGACGATGACCCAACTATTTTTCAGTATTCAGGATTAGATTCAGAATCaccattaattaaaataggagataaaatatatagagGAGAATGGAATAAGTTGGTAGGAACTGaattagtaataacaaGAAATGAATCAGAGAAAGAAGGCGAAGACACAcagaaaaaatcaaaagagGCTAACAATGATTTAGAAGAGcacaatataaaaattgtcAAGGatgttttgaaattaaCAGAATACAATACTCCTATGTAA
- a CDS encoding uncharacterized protein (similar to Saccharomyces cerevisiae YNL106C | INP52 | INositol polyphosphate 5-Phosphatase (paralog of YOR109W | INP53)), translating to MELYVKQHPEDRQIAVCSTNYALIFQCVNNQIPSCAIQLKPKSFVLENCKKSNSNNKNSNFFQKLSFHDIYGFIGLIELNNLIFIACITGKTKVAQPIPHESVNKIFAVDFFCLNDPKWDFVEIDSNGYPILQTNDDNGASSSKNNTNNTPRSASNTLMYEPDVELQYRTNSGGFTTNTSNHSAEYARGTNNVSNNIIDDGLLAKHPCHDLRKLLSSGSFYYSSDFDLTSTLQNRGGLKNNHSLSLDHYEEEYMWNSFLMQEVISFRDRLSDGEKDILDEEGFLTTVIRGFAETYMSYVNKLKVSLTVISKQSWKRAGTRYNARGIDDDGNVANFVETEFVMYSKEYCFAFTEVRGSVPVFWEQDTSILNPKVSITRSVEATQPTFDEHFNKLCSKYGPVDVVNLLSTKSSEIELTRRYRKHIKNSKYKDNIFLTEFDFHKETATEGFSAAVKLKPLIQDFLLDSGYFSYDVVEGKTLSEQHGVFRVNCLDCLDRTNLIQQFISNLVFKLFLQDFKLLKSKSTSMFDEEIDCFIKHNTLWADNGDQISQIYTGTNALKSSFSRKGKMSFAGALADATKSVSRIYINNFMDKDKQNNIDKLLGKLPNQLAVQLYDPMMEYVSSQLAKVSDQYTLSDTINLLIGTYNVNGITRKSDLSKWLYPIGDKFQPDIVVLGLQEVIELTAGSLLNADYSKRSIWVNMVNDCLNQYSNNTENGGDKYMMLRAEQMTSLMILFFVRADKVNNVKQVEGGSKKTGFGGIAGNKGAVAIRFNYGETSFCFVNSHLAAGVSNFEERRIDFESIMKNVKFTRGKTIPIHDNIFWLGDLNYRIDLPNEEVRKVLSDKNAPSNLSKLLQYDQLTQEINAGVVFKGFKEPTIRFPPTYKYDLGTDLYDTSEKARTPSWTDRILYNGKNLRPLSYSDVCLHFSDHKPVYAAYRSKVEFVNQNKKDEFIDKFKKDYKVLHPNESAISASSLLIEEEEEKEAGEKITDNKNKQTVNPLGQILSAKLPISSTSTINSKPVPPPRKSGILDPKRSENGKQLPLEINLLDLDIGNGPITDSTSSVSSPINTISDMSFRSSTPPLVPLKPKSLSSPVGSNASGTSRITDSSLNTNKTATANTTETTSITNVNAPPTPPAPRHTVSMSTLPDDITHRPEPPLNVKLPPGFNSESILKPKKDISPPKVPFKNPDLSVAKDTNTTASNKGSTPKVKKNGNTGGPPTVLAKKPELSMDAWKPLSPK from the coding sequence ATGGAACTTTACGTTAAGCAACATCCAGAGGATCGTCAAATTGCAGTATGCTCAACAAATTATGCGTTAATCTTTCAATGCGTTAATAATCAAATTCCTTCATGTGCTATTCAATTAAAACCTAAATCATTTGTGTTGGAAAATTGCAAAAAATCCAATtcaaacaacaaaaatagtaatttttttcaaaagctTTCTTTTCATGATATTTACGGGTTTATTGGCCTAATTGaattaaacaatttaatttttattgcttGTATCACTGGGAAAACTAAAGTGGCACAGCCTATTCCCCATGAATCTGtcaacaaaatttttgcagttgattttttttgtctaaATGATCCCAAATGGGATTTTGTTGAAATAGATTCAAACGGATACCCCATTTTGCAAACAAATGATGACAATGGTGCATCTAGTAGCAAAAACAACACGAATAATACGCCTCGTTCTGCTTCTAATACATTGATGTACGAACCTGATGTCGAATTACAATATCGAACCAACAGTGGGGGGTTTACAACCAATACGTCAAACCATAGCGCAGAATATGCCAGAGGTACAAACAACGTgtctaataatataattgaCGATGGTTTATTGGCCAAACACCCATGCCATGACTTGAGAAAATTATTAAGTAGCGGCTCGTTTTACTATAGTTCTGATTTTGACTTAACTTCAACTTTACAAAACAGAGGCGGCTTGAAAAATAACCACTCTTTAAGCCTGGATCATTATGAAGAAGAGTATATGTGGAACTCGTTTTTAATGCAAGAAGTTATCTCTTTTAGAGATAGATTATCTGATGGTGAAAAGGATATTTTGGACGAAGAAGGGTTTTTGACTACTGTTATTAGAGGTTTTGCGGAAACATATATGTCTTATGTTAATAAGTTGAAAGTGTCTTTGACTGTTATTTCAAAACAGAGTTGGAAAAGAGCAGGTACCAGATACAATGCCAGAGGCATTGATGATGACGGAAATGTAGCAAACTTTGTTGAAACTGAGTTTGTCATGTATTCCAAGGAATATTGTTTTGCATTTACTGAAGTAAGAGGAAGCGTTCCTGTTTTTTGGGAACAAGATACCTCTATTTTGAACCCAAAAGTCTCTATCACTAGATCTGTAGAAGCTACACAACCTACGTTTGATGAacatttcaataaattgtGCTCAAAATATGGTCCTGTAGATGtagttaatttattatccaCAAAGTCGTCAGAAATTGAATTGACAAGGAGGTATAGGAAGCACATAAAAAATTCCAAATATAAAgacaatatatttttgacTGAATTTGATTTCCACAAGGAGACTGCCACTGAAGGATTTTCTGCTGCCGTGAAATTAAAACCGTTGATACAGGATTTTCTGCTAGATAGTGGGTATTTTTCGTATGATGTCGTTGAGGGCAAAACACTGAGTGAACAGCACGGTGTTTTCAGGGTGAATTGTTTGGATTGTTTGGATAGAACTAATTTAATTCAACAATTTATTAGCAACTTAGtgtttaaattatttttacaagATTTTAAGTTATTGAAAAGTAAATCCACCTCAATGTTTGACGAGGAAATTGATTGTTTCATAAAGCACAACACTTTATGGGCTGACAATGGAGACCAAATTTCCCAAATTTACACTGGTACAAATGCATTGAAGTCTTCATTTTCTAGAAAGGGTAAAATGTCATTTGCCGGAGCGTTGGCCGATGCCACTAAATCTGTTAGTAGAATCtatatcaataattttatgGATAAGgataaacaaaacaatattgataaattgTTGGGTAAATTGCCAAATCAATTGGCTGTTCAGTTATATGATCCGATGATGGAATATGTTAGTTCTCAGTTGGCTAAAGTTTCTGACCAATATACACTCTCAGATAccataaatttattaattggtACCTATAATGTTAATGGTATCACCAGGAAAAGTGATCTAAGTAAATGGTTATACCCAATTGGTGATAAATTCCAACCGGATATTGTTGTGTTGGGCCTACAAGAGGTTATTGAACTAACTGCAGGTTCATTATTAAATGCAGATTATTCCAAGAGATCTATTTGGGTAAATATGGTTAATGACTGTTTAAATCAATATAGTAACAATACGGAAAATGGTGGTGATAAATACATGATGTTGAGGGCGGAACAAATGACCTctttaatgattttattttttgttaggGCTGATAAAGTTAACAATGTTAAACAGGTTGAAGGTGGGTCCAAAAAAACTGGGTTTGGTGGGATTGCTGGGAATAAGGGAGCAGTTGCAATTAGATTTAATTATGGTGAGACATcgttttgttttgtaaaTTCCCATTTGGCTGCTGGTGTGTCCAATTTTGAAGAACGTCGTATTGATTTTGAATCCATTatgaaaaatgttaaatttACTAGGGGCAAAACTATCCCAATCCATGATAACATTTTTTGGCTAGGGGATTTGAATTATAGAATAGATTTGCCTAATGAGGAAGTTAGAAAAGTCTTGAGCGACAAGAATGCCCCAAGCAATCTAAGTAAATTGCTCCAATATGATCAATTAACACAAGAAATCAATGCAGGTGTTGTTTTCAAGGGGTTTAAGGAGCCAACAATTAGATTTCCGCCAACATATAAATATGATTTGGGTACAGATTTGTATGACACATCAGAAAAGGCAAGAACACCATCTTGGACAGATAGAATTTTGTATAATGGGAAAAATTTAAGACCTTTATCGTATTCTGATGTTTGTTTACACTTTAGTGACCATAAACCAGTATATGCAGCTTACAGGTCTAAGGTTGAATTTGTcaaccaaaataaaaaagatgaattCATTgacaaatttaaaaaagactATAAGGTGTTACATCCGAATGAAAGTGCTATAAGCGCTTCTTCCTTGCTGATTGAGGAAGAGGAGGAAAAAGAAGCaggggaaaaaataacggataataaaaataaacaaacagtGAATCCGCTGGGACAAATTTTATCGGCGAAATTACCAATTTCGTCAACTAGTACTATTAATAGCAAACCTGTTCCTCCTCCGAGAAAGAGCGGCATACTAGATCCAAAAAGAAGCGAAAATGGGAAGCAATTACCCTTAGAAATTAATTTGTTGGATTTAGATATCGGTAACGGTCCTATAACGGACTCAACCTCTAGCGTATCCTCGCCCATTAACACTATTAGCGACATGAGTTTCCGCTCTTCCACGCCGCCTCTGGTTCCATTAAAACCGAAGTCACTTTCATCACCTGTTGGTTCTAATGCATCAGGAACTAGTAGGATAACTGATAGTAGTTTGAATACCAATAAAACCGCTACCGCTAATACCACAGAGACTACAAGTATTACAAATGTTAACGCACCGCCAACACCACCAGCCCCAAGACATACTGTCAGCATGTCTACTTTACCCGATGATATAACGCATAGACCGGAACCACCATTAAATGTAAAATTACCTCCTGGTTTTAATTCAGAAAGCATTTTGAAGcctaaaaaagatatatcgCCACCTAAGGTACCATTTAAGAATCCTGATTTATCTGTTGCAAAAGATACCAATACCACCGCATCTAATAAAGGATCCACGccaaaagttaaaaaaaatggtaataCTGGTGGCCCTCCAACAGTTCTTGCTAAAAAACCTGAATTGAGTATGGATGCATGGAAACCTTTAAGTCCTAAGTGA
- a CDS encoding nucleotide diphosphatase (similar to Saccharomyces cerevisiae YOR111W | putative protein of unknown function), whose product MPFIKDLSDKYHIVLGSSSPRRLDILTNNIGLAEIEVIIPTFEENLDKGNYINNPLQYVLDTSYYKALNLLDIIQNSNNFSTNKNKPVICICCDTIVTKNNIIYEKPSSPAENLKNLKEFCYSNGNKSNNIVSVISSVVIIEINNKNINNNEQTCIKNYKLHKFHEITNLEFDPETPIELIKDWVDTGNGLNASGGFQIQKFSGCFISKIDGDYFNVMGLPFNKTVKTLYDIYKNN is encoded by the coding sequence ATGCCGTTTATCAAAGATTTATCCGATAAATATCATATTGTATTAGGATCCTCATCACCAAGAAGATTGGATATattaactaataatataggATTGGCTGAAATTGAAGTAATTATTCCCacttttgaagaaaatttagACAAGGGCAATTATATCAATAATCCTTTGCAGTATGTCCTGGATACATCATATTATAAAGCTTTAAATCTGCTTGATATCATacaaaatagtaataatttttctaccaataaaaataaacctgTTATCTGTATATGCTGTGACACTATAGTtacaaaaaacaatatcatATATGAAAAGCCTTCCAGTCCTGCTGAAAatcttaaaaatttaaaagaattctGCTATTCCAATggtaataaaagtaataacaTTGTTTCTGTCATTAGTTCTGTAGTTATTATAGaaattaacaacaaaaatattaataataatgaacaGACTTGcattaaaaattacaagCTACACAAATTCCATGAAATTACAAATTTAGAATTTGATCCAGAAACACCTATCGAATTAATCAAAGATTGGGTTGATACTGGGAATGGATTAAACGCAAGTGGTGGCTTccaaatacaaaaatttagTGGTTGTTTTATATCTAAAATTGACGGTGATTACTTCAATGTTATGGGGTTGCCCTTTAATAAAACTGTTAAAACATTGTatgatatttataaaaataactag
- the RGS2 gene encoding GTPase-activating protein RGS2 (similar to Saccharomyces cerevisiae YOR107W | RGS2 | Regulator of heterotrimeric G protein Signaling) — translation MQTSPSIPNLNDIISQSFDNSTVSSTMEYNLDSFHKYLVKKHCEENLLFMINSQPFLYYYEVDIDEGLKLPNKYKFPLDLWINSVYSQFIKINAPQQCNLSENIRSKFDLYFDNFEIPKYDDLLEIRHCIYSLLQDNYLNYISNKAKENSINTAPNTISPVISNNTADSTSNTSSGTFSIKSSAIASTSSEEELGIHNVNGNNSNNLKSASKSSLIPKMKVHSLPNTNAKLGQNPSKINNKKNIVSSTPAFTTSTINTKNITNSGNTAGNSNNRKSSFINMVTNKKLLKKILLLNKEGDNIDSIETNSDSTVKKSNSPSFNMIRRPSVNIKRIRTKSVH, via the coding sequence atgcaGACTAGCCCCAGTATACCCAATTTAAATGACATAATATCGCAATCCTTTGACAACAGTACTGTGAGTAGTACCATGGAATATAATTTAGACTCTTTTCATAAATATCTAGTAAAGAAACACTGtgaagaaaatttattgtttatgATTAATTCCCAaccttttttatattattatgaagTTGATATAGACGAAGGTTTAAAGCTAcccaataaatataaatttccCTTGGATCTATGGATAAATTCAGTATATTCTcagtttattaaaattaatgcACCCCAGCAGTGCAATTTATCAGAAAATATAAGAAGTAAATTcgatttatattttgataattttgaaattccCAAATACGATGATTTATTAGAGATTAGACACTGTATTTATAGTCTATTGCAAGATAACTATCTGAACTATATAAGTAACAAAGCCAAAGAAAACAGTATTAATACCGCTCCTAATACCATTAGTCCtgttattagtaataatactgcGGATAGTACAAGTAATACTTCCAGTGGAACCTTTAGTATTAAAAGTTCAGCTATAGCAAGTACGAGTAGCGAGGAAGAATTAGGTATCCACAATGTTAATGgcaacaatagtaataatttaaaaagtgCATCCAAGAGTTCATTGATACCAAAAATGAAAGTGCATTCTTTACCTAACACCAACGCTAAACTGGGACAAAATCCTTCCaagattaataataaaaagaatattgtTTCATCAACACCTGCATTTACTACATCAACTATCaataccaaaaatattactaataGTGGTAACACCGCTGGTAACAGTAACAATAGAAAGAgtagttttattaatatggTAACGAACAAGAAACTGCTCAAGAAGatattacttttaaataaagaagGCGATAATATTGATAGTATAGAAACAAATAGTGATAGCACGGTTAAAAAAAGCAATAGTCCCTCTTTTAACATGATTAGACGGCCTTCTGTTAacataaaaagaataaggACAAAAAGCGTTCATTAA
- the YAF9 gene encoding YEATS domain-containing protein YAF9 (similar to Saccharomyces cerevisiae YNL107W | YAF9 | Yeast homolog of the human leukemogenic protein AF9): MSSDSVIDNKRIKKLAISKPIVYGNTAKKLEESARTDYIPKEHTHLWTVFVKSPTINGDQDLTKYIKKVIFKLHETYPNSIRTIEQPPFEVTETGWGEFEINIKIVFQDGSNEKIINFYHLLRLHPYYMIPNVSTDNGTPNNGTNANKDIKNTHTIVPAFKKQNVIAKDGEKLKIDEDKGHVQSLFFDEIVFNEPYIKFFQHNLLAPSILPNNKTDAKIQPFSRQLELEEIKRLDVATEEVEKQIKEYHQKLIDLQK, encoded by the coding sequence ATGAGTTCAGATAGTGTAATAGACAATAAAaggattaaaaaattagctATATCTAAACCTATAGTGTATGGCAATACTgccaaaaaattagaagaaaGCGCAAGAACTGATTATATCCCTAAAGAGCATACTCACTTATGGActgtttttgttaaatCGCCAACAATCAATGGCGATCAAGATTTGACAaagtatattaaaaaagtcattttcaaattgcATGAAACTTATCCAAATTCCATTCGGACTATCGAACAACCACCTTTTGAAGTCACCGAAACAGGTTGGGGCgaatttgaaattaatatcaaaattgtttttcagGATGGTAGCAacgaaaaaattatcaatttttaCCATCTACTAAGATTACACCCATACTATATGATACCAAATGTCTCAACTGACAATGGTACTCCTAATAATGGCACGAACGctaataaagatattaaaaacacaCATACAATTGTACCTGCTTTTAAAAAGCAAAATGTAATTGCAAAAGATGgtgaaaaattgaaaatagatGAAGATAAAGGTCATGTACAAAGCTTGTTTTTCGACGAAATCGTATTTAATGAGccttatataaaattttttcaacacAACTTATTAGCCCCTTCAATATTgccaaataataaaacagatGCTAAAATTCAGCCATTTTCTCGACAATTGGAATtagaagaaattaaaaggtTGGATGTTGCAACGGAGGAGGtggaaaaacaaataaaggAATATCACCAAAAGCTTATAGATTTACAGaaatga